Proteins from one Ananas comosus cultivar F153 linkage group 5, ASM154086v1, whole genome shotgun sequence genomic window:
- the LOC109710152 gene encoding pentatricopeptide repeat-containing protein MRL1, chloroplastic, with translation MEITFSPKPQTLLPSIIPFPSPSYSSSSYLLIGVRHNHHHHLRTCGRRSRHRCRKLGFRVLNARCSLHESLSESSVHVVAAAIAAAAALQVAYLARKRYSSELLDAQFLKPQFGVSADGGTKGLQASCSIPPFIITDTVEGDKQEEAETFSDLPNMIAEDNFGSPSLAMNKIQREITQDSNLEPVNADSVELANNYEYLKKVAKEIYSCNEEEPEITTISCFRSLMPEPLYLIQDSISSSQSMNALKVSNICGEGSRSMAEGRFPLACLREGPVGKEKKIEKVRDFTEGEGRSLSHGNNSRTVSMYPQSNVKGTNDPSAYLRTYSSLLRDGRLKDCLDLLESMDRKGLLDMEKVHQKSFLNACKSQKAVKEAIRFGKLIRNPTMSTFNMLLSVCASSQDFDGAFQVMLLLKEAGLKPDCKLYTTLISTCAKSRKVDAMFEVFHEMVNAGVEPNANTYGALIDGCARAGQLAKAFGAYGIMRSKKVQPDRVIFNALITACGESGAVHRAFDVLAEMMAEPKPIEPDHVTVGALIKTCIQGGQVDRAREVYKMLNHYNIKGTSEVYTIAVRSCSLNDDLGFALKIYDDMKRNGVTPDEMFLSTIVDVAGHAGKVDAAFEIIQDAKRQGIRVGNMSYNSLMGACCNAKNWKKALELYEEIKSSNILPTVSMLNALITSLCDGGLIWKSVQVFNETKKLGVHPNDITYSVLIVACEKKGEAELGFKLFEQAKIDGIRLSLIMVRCLTGLCLQSFENECSLGNTVVTFNSGRPQIDNKWTSLAIAVYREAISASLLPTIDVISQVLGCLKFPHDSSLRNKLIENSGISFDASKSSNISSVLDGFGEYDTRSFSILEEAASFGVVPRLSFKESPIVVDARKLQLHTVEVYLLTTLKSLKHRLAAGAKLPSITVLLPTAKAQIGFVEGEKSVNIAGRLGQAVGSLLRRLGIPYQGGESHGKIRINGLALRRWFTPKLSGGTSSAGKPVEMIPIETRLAKGIADQQRSIRSTTNLSLY, from the exons ATGGAGATCACCTTCTCCCCGAAACCACAAACCCTACTCCCCTCCATCATCCCCTTCCCTTCTCCCTCCTATTCCTCTTCCTCTTACCTCCTCATTGGCGTTCGccacaaccaccaccaccacctgaGAACCTGTGGACGGCGATCTCGACACAGGTGCCGCAAATTAGGGTTCCGGGTTCTTAACGCTAGGTGCTCGCTCCATGAATCACTTTCTGAGAGCTCCGTTCatgtcgtcgccgccgccattGCTGCCGCCGCAGCTCTCCAGGTGGCCTACCTCGCTAGGAAGCGGTACTCTTCCGAA CTGTTGGATGCACAGTTCCTTAAGCCTCAGTTTGGCGTTTCTGCGGATGGTGGGACTAAAGGACTTCAAGCCAGTTGTTCTATTCCTCCTTTTATCATTACCGATACTGTAGAGGGAGATAAGCAAGAGGAAGCTGAAACATTCTCTGATCTGCCCAATATGATAGCTGAAGATAACTTTGGTTCTCCTTCTCTAGCAATGAATAAGATACAGAGGGAAATTACTCAAGACTCTAATCTAGAGCCTGTGAATGCTGACAGTGTTGAGTTAGCGAACAATTATGAATATCTGAAGAAAGTCGCAAAAGAGATTTATTCTTGCAATGAAGAAGAGCCTGAGATCACTACTATATCATGCTTTAGAAGTTTGATGCCAGAACCTCTTTATCTTATTCAAGACAGCATTAGCTCCTCTCAATCAATGAATGCACTGAAGGTTTCCAATATCTGTGGAGAAGGTTCTCGTTCTATGGCAG AAGGCCGGTTTCCTCTCGCATGCTTAAGGGAAGGTCCTGTAggtaaggaaaagaaaatagagaaagTCCGCGATTTTACAGAAGGTGAAGGAAGAAGTCTCTCTCATGGAAATAACAGTAGAACTGTGTCTATGTATCCACAATCCAACGTAAAAGGCACAAATGATCCATCAGCATATTTAAGAACCTACAGTAGCTTGTTGAGGGATGGAAG GTTGAAGGATTGTCTAGACTTGCTAGAGAGCATGGACCGAAAAGGGTTGTTGGACATGGAAAAG GTTCATCAGAAAAGCTTTTTGAATGCCTGCAAGAGTCAAAAGGCTGTAAAAGAAGCAATCCGGTTTGGCAAATTGATTAGGAATCCAACTATGAGCACCTTCAACATGCTATTGTCTGTGTGTGCAAGCTCACAGGACTTTGAtg GAGCATTCCAGGTTATGCTACTGCTAAAGGAGGCTGGGTTGAAACCTGATTGCAAACTTTATACCACGCTTATATCGACCTGTGCCAAAAGTCGAAAAGTTGATGCCATGTTTGAA GTTTTCCATGAGATGGTTAATGCTGGCGTAGAGCCAAATGCCAATACATACGGTGCACTCATTGATGGTTGTGCCAGAGCTGGACAATTGGCAaaagcatttggtgcttatGGAATCATGAGATCCAAG AAAGTGCAGCCTGATCGAGTTATTTTCAATGCCTTGATCACTGCATGTGGTGAATCAGGAGCTGTTCATCGTGCTTTTGATGTCTTAGCAGAGATGATGGCAGAGCCTAAGCCAATAGAGCCAGATCATGTTACAGTTGGAGCTTTGATAAAGACATGTATTCAGGGTGGCCAG GTTGACCGAGCACGAGAAGTGTATAAGATGCTTAATCACTACAATATAAAAGGCACCTCAGAAGTTTACACGATTGCTGTCAGGAGTTGTAGCTTGAATGATGATCTTGGCTTTGCGCTTAAAATCTATGATGATATGAAAAGGAATGGGGTGACACCTGATGAG ATGTTTCTTAGCACCATCGTAGACGTGGCTGGGCATGCTGGGAAGGTTGATGCTGCCTTTGAAATTATACAAGACGCTAAAAGACAAGGAATACGAGTTGGAAACATGTCATATAATTCCTTAATGGGAGCTTGTTGTAAT GCAAAAAACTGGAAAAAGGCACTGGAGCTGTATGAGGAGATCAAATCAAGCAACATTCTTCCAACAGTATCAATGCTAAATGCTTTAATCACCTCCTTAT GCGATGGTGGCCTGATCTGGAAGTCTGTTCAGGTTTTCAATGAAACAAAGAAGTTAGGAGTGCACCCAAATGACATCACGTATTCCGTTCTTATAGTAGCATGTGAAAA GAAAGGTGAAGCAGAACTGGGTTTTAAGCTATTTGAGCAAGCTAAAATTGATGGCATTCGTCTAAGTCTCATTATGGTACGCTGCCTCACTG GTTTGTGCCTACAAAGCTTTGAGAACGAATGCTCACTTGGTAATACTGTTGTCACGTTCAACTCCGGAAGACCACAAATTGATAACAAATG GACATCATTAGCTATTGCAGTATATCGTGAAGCAATATCGGCCAGTCTACTGCCTACAATTGATGTTATTTCTCAAGTTTTAGGTTGCTTGAAATTCCCTCATGATTCCTCGTTGAGAAACAAGCTTATTGAGAACTCGGGGATCAGCTTTGATGCCTCAAAATCCTCGAATATAAGTTCAGTGCTTGATGGATTTGGGGAGTATGATACCCGTTCTTTTTCGATACTCGAG GAAGCTGCTTCATTTGGAGTAGTTCCACGATTATCCTTTAAAGAAAGCCCGATTGTTGTCGATGCTAGGAAACTACAGCTCCATACCGTTGAG GTTTATCTTTTGACAACTTTGAAAAGTTTGAAGCATCGACTAGCTGCAG GCGCGAAATTACCCAGCATCACAGTTTTATTACCAACAGCAAAGGCACAAATTGGATTTGTTGAAGGAGAAAAATCAGTTAACATAGCTGGAAG GCTTGGTCAAGCAGTTGGTTCGCTCTTAAGGAGATTGGGGATTCCTTACCAAGGGGGCGAATCACAcggaaaaataagaataaatggTCTTGCCCTAAGGAGATGGTTCACCCCAAAACTTAGTGGTGGCACATCTTCTGCCGGAAAACCAGTAGAAATGATTCCGATTGAAACGCGGCTTGCCAAAGGAATAGCCGATCAACAACGAAGCATTCGCAGCACAACGAATCTCTCTCTTTATTAG